The sequence TTACAATGCGCATAGGCAGATAATCATAAACCATCCGTCGCCATTACTCCTCTTAACACCCACCAACTccagaaggggaaaaaaaacccacTTCACCCTCTCAAGCATGAGTGCTATATAACAGCAGAATTTCAAATGGCACACCAACACCAACTAAATTGCCAGGTTTTCACAGGGTCTCATGACATACCCAGCAAGAAATCATCAATTATAATTTTATCCATTTCAATGCTTCCAGCATCTGAACCGtattattatctttaaatgAAAGCTGCAAGTGAAGTGCAATCAGTACCAGAAAGGGAAAGAATAATTCAACTGTTAAAACTTACAAGATTCGTAGCAATAAGTACCAAAAAAggcttctcaaaaaaaaaaaaaagtacgacAAAAGGGAAAGATAGTTCAACTGTTACAAGATTGATGTACAGTCTGTAAATTTATTAGTGCGCTTTTAAACTTCTTTTTTCATCCAAAAACAAGTTGAACAACCTAAAAAATTCTTAACAAACTTAGGACTTCCAATTGTGTTAAACTCTCAAGACTTTGCAAGGGCATTAAACCTTCAGATTTGATGAAGGGCTAAATTTATCTTACTGCAGGTCCACGCTATAGCAACCTACTACAAGTGAGCCAAATCCACACCAACAGGGATATGAATAACAATCTATCTACTGAGTTGAAGGCTTGGAGAAGTCTTTCATCAATGACCAAGCAAAACGAACACGATTCAGCTCATTGCATAGGCAACTTGCTGGAAGGAATGGAATGACAGaatttttcaaaacagtaacaggGAAACAATCTGCTATAGAGTTTAGTCAATGCATTCCAGACCAAGGTTGTTGAATCAATTGAGCAAAATTTTGAATCGCGAATTGTATCGAATCGTAAATCATAAGAttcacttaatttttaataatatgttataatatatatgcatattcatataaaataaatatatggtaCTAAAAAACCATATTTATAATAATTTAACATGAATTTCATATTACATGAATTTTATATTACATCATGTCTCACATAGTTCAATATTCAAAAAGGTAATTGCTAAATGCACACAACTTTTACTAAGTACACATACTCTATTATTAGCTAGGCAGAGAGTATGGatagaagagaagggaagggaatggATGTGATTGATTGTCATGGCTGATGACttgagagaaaagagagagagcagtCAAAGTGTGCCTCTTGAAATGTGTTCCACATTGTactacacatatacatacatacatatgtatgtataaagaTCGGCCCCACAATTACATTAGGTGCACTACACGTTGATGGAACATATCACATGATATTAATTGATTCTATTTAAATGACGAAAATGACCCTCATCTGAATAAACAGTTTATGATTCGCTCCATATAAATAAGGGGTAATGTTGACCGTCCGATGAAAAGGACAATCAAACTCCAGCAAttgcaataattaattaattaatttctttattctttttttttctttgaaaactatgaacttcaatatatattaacaattaatttataattattgtaAGGGTTAAAAATCGTCCAATTATGGATCACCTCAATCTCAGTTATCATGTTAAAACACCTCTCTAGATAAGATTTTTTGTTGAAAGcgagtatttttttaaaaaaattgtggtgcttGGTGTCTCTAATTGAGACAACTTCTTGTGTCTCGATAAGGATGatatgtgaaaaaaaaaggtatttttgAATACAAAAAATTAGAGATTCAAATATACTTGTATTAATTGCTAAGTGGAGAACAATAAATGCTTGGTGTTTTTAGTCTCGTGATACACTTATTATTGATAGAAGAGAGGAACATGCCCACATGTAGCAAGAAGTACCGGACctgataattaattatatactaAGACCAATTAGAACTTGCCCAGTCATGAGTAAATAATGTTAGTCATGACTAAATAATATCACTTTGATTACTAAATTGATTTCAATTGGTGATGAATTAAAATTAAGTGATTTTAGTCTGTTAAAACTTTGTGAGAAAtcttatcaaaaagaaaaaaagatggaAAGAAATGGGAAAGAGATAAGAGGGAGAGTCATGCTAGGTTTATAGGTCTTCAATATCACTCTTTAGTTATaagatttagaatttagggtttagggtttattgaCTAATTTACTTATACTATcagtatatacacatacacatagtTTTAGTACACTCTAGACACAATAAAATGAAAGTACATCGActacaaataattaaattttatggattatattatattatatctcAATAAAGTGTTTGTTAGATTGGTAATGACATGAACACGAGATCTTGTATCTTTTAACAAAAAGTAATGTGGGCCCCTagttttataatatatatttaataaaagtaATTAGTTTATGCAACAAATACACCTTAAATatacaattaaatttaatatttgtaaaaaattaaaaatacaccttaaatataataaaagctcatataataaataaaaatgtaatgataacaaatttaatatatttttaaattgatatttataatttatgtttaaaattaatctaaaaataaataaatttattagattAGTGATGCCAAATTGtgattaagaaattaaaataaaaaataataatgaaaatacCTCAATGCCTTTGTAATGGGTGACGTCATAATAGTTATGTTACCCATACCACTAGACCATTTGGTATTTGACTACAGACATAAGACAGAGACATATGACAAAGACATATGACAGAAATCAAATTAGGATTGGCAGATTCTTTCACGGATGAATCAGTAACCCAAGTGCATTTAGCAAAATCcgtataaaaaatgaaaatgtcaaATCAACACAGTTAACGAGATGTGTACCTATTTAGATGCACCCATTCAAAAATTATCTCAAGCACAATTCCAGTGGAAAAGCTgacatctataaaaaaaaatgaaagaagacAAACCTGTCAATAGTGGGGTTTCGTGTACAGTAGAGGAAAGAAACTAGCTTGAGGCAGTGGAGGAAAGAAAATAAGATGAGGTTTTTATTTAAGGTTTCAAGTTCCAACCCATgactttttgactttttttttaaaaaaaaaaaattcatccaaaaacGACAACGGTAGGGTTTTGTGTACAGTAGAGGCAGGCTATGGAGGAAAAAGTAAGATGAGGTTTTTATTTAAGGAAGCCAAGTTCATATTAGTTTCGATAGGTGGTTCATAAACCATGGGTGGCATGGGAGGTATAGATTTGGCCGACTATTCAAAAGCagtaaaataagataaaaatgacATCAAAAATATTTGATTGCGTAATTGATTCAAATCTACCCGGTTGGCACATACACTGCTCAAAATAATTTTTCTGAACTTTGCGTGTTGGAAACTTGCTTGAGGTTGCTTCAATTGTTATTTATCTGTCCAAGTTCCAATTTTTTAAGAGAAGGAAGAGGATCGATTTGGTAAATAAATTCAAGACCACAAATATAAAGGGAGCATCAAATTTAGGCCAAACTAGTTATCCTCGTCCTTAAAGCATATGACTGAACTTGTTCGACACAGGATGAAAACTAACATAATATTTAACTCATAATTCAGCGATTTATAGCTATAGAGCAGCAAGCAATCACGACAATCAATTTTTCATACATTAAGCACACCACCACCTGGTTAACCAATCGATTTTCATTGCTTCTCGTTTTCTTAGTTCAAAGGTTGAAGTGACACAAGTGGCACAGTATCTCCTCCTaactctaaaaccctaaacctaaatcCAGTCAAACAAACACATTAAGGAGAAAAACATAAATTGAAGGGATTACTATATGAAAGAGAGTTGAGAGAGCTGACCTCGGTAATCCACTCCAGAATTGAGCTTGACGACCACCGGTCGACCACGAATTGACTTGAGAAAGTCTGCCGGCGTCTTAGTTGCTGACCCTTTCTCTCCTCCAGCGCTCATGTTGGCCTCTCTTCCTAACCTAATGACAGTAatatcaaaaccaaaatcacaaaataaatAGACAGAAATCGAATGTTAGTGGACTAACAGAAGAAAAGGCAAGTCTCGCTTACTCTCCAACAGACGCAAACGATGCGACCCTTGCGTTTCCTACGCAGCAGAGACTTGGAGAGAAAAACCGCGAAACTTGGAATGAGCCCTAGTGTTCTCGATTCTCGACACGACAGCGTTTTACAAAGAAAAACCCTTTAAGGCTTGTTCTCTAACTTTATGGGCCTAAGCCCAACGAATCAAGCCCGGAAAATTCAAGAACAAGTCATGAGTCCATAAAACGTGTAAACCCTTTTCGCTTGGCAACATTgataaacctaaaccctaaacctaggGGTTGCTGGAAGCCAGTTTTTTGGTTGGCCTTCAGCTATTTCGCTATCTGCTGCACAAGGGAAAATACCGATTTGATTTCACTCAAGgttctctctttctttggaTCACTCTTTGCGGTGCTGTATCTTGATCTCCCTGTGAAATTCCTCTGATGGgttgtttgatttttgagaaATAGCAGGAATTTGGAATAGATAACTCAATGCTTACTTTTACTTTGTTTGAATATTTCTGTGTCTTTCGAagttccattgtttttttttttttgaaatgatatcGTAATTCGAATCTGCTCGTGTTTTTCCCCAAATGTAATGAGTTCATGTTTTCTTATAGGGAAAACCAGTCTGTtaggtttttgtctttttctgtgTAGAACTGAAAGCTGTGCTTCTGTGTGCTTGATTCATTCCGAGTATAAAAAATGACTTTTTcggtttttaattttaatttttatgtggTTTACACATTATTTGGGTTCTCTTTACACATTGGTAACGGTATGATCTATGAATTTCTTCCACTCCCTTCCCCCTCCTTGGCTAAATACTAGGTCATGTGTTTTTTTCGCATGAATTTAGTTTTGACTTTCGATTGGTATTTTGTTGTGTTATACAACCAAAGGTTTCTGAGGTTTGTGGGAAATTTTGCTTAGATTCACAGCATGCGAACTATGCCTGTTGATTGGCAATGATGGCAAATATTGTTTGATAGTATGAGCTACCCTTATGAGCTAATTAAAGTGAATTGTGTTCAGTTGTATTAGGACAGTTTTTTCTGTATGGATATTGTTGAGCACAATCGTTCCATTGATGTTTTTATTGGAATTCATTGGCTGTGGGTGACACTTTCGCATGCTACTCATGGCCATGGGAATTGTAGTTCTGCTTTTTTGTATTTCTTGTTGGGATTCCAACTAAATTCTTTGATAGATTGATGTAGCCAACCTCAAATGTTAGGCAGTAAGGCTTTTGattatgaagatgatgatcatTAGCATTTTTCTGAATCTGTTTTAAATGAAGGGAATAGTAGTATGTACTTGTTATTTCCTCAGCTGTATGTAGTATACCATAATGACAGTAAGATTATTTTCATAATCTTAGCATTTGGTAACATGAACTTCAAGAATGTCAAAGTTCCCAATGTGCCAGGCGGGGGTGCTGCTTCTGCCTTGCTCAAGCTGGGAGTCATTGGTGGAATTGGCTTGTATGCAGCAGCTAATAGTCTCTACAATGTTGACGGGGGGCATCGTGCCATTGTGTTTAACCGTATAGTTGGTGTCAAAGACAAGGttgctttccttttttctttttttgtatgatATCTGTTAAAATGTTTTTCTAACCGCACTTGCTGTCTATCAGTATATGTATATGATTGTCTTTAAATTATGATTCCTTGTATATTTTGCTTGACATTCATCAGCTTttagtttggttttttttttttcatttttatggtTTACTTGTGTTGTTAAtgtgaaaaactaaaaaaaaaaaaattgaattgataGACTAGTCAATTCCTTTTAATTTTAATCCATGCAAGCAGAAATTTGGAACTTACATATAAATTAACGAGATTTAAGTTTTTCTATTTGTGATTTTAATTGAGCTGCGTGCTGTTACTATATGCCAAACAAAACGTCCCCATACCAAGGCTGTTAAAGAAAGCTTTGTTATGCTTTACTTGTCAGACATAGTGCACTAATTTAATACAAGCATTGTAAAATCTGTATATGAATTTATATTTACACACACAAGTACATATATGTTCTTTACTGTGATATATCTTGTAGTTCTAATGCTGTCAAATATATCAATGAAGGTTTATCCCGAGGGTACACACCTTATTATTCCATGGTTTGAGAGGCCAGTCATCTATGATGTTCGTGCAAGACCCCATCTTGTTGAGAGTACTTCCGGAAGCCGTGATCTTCAGATGgcaagttttcttcttctttttaagcTTGAATGTCTTGACTCAGTTTTCTGTAAATGACAAATTCATACCCTTTTCCCAAAAATAACTTGCATAAGATATATGTGTGAAATTAGGTTGGGTTATGTTTTAGTGGTTCTGTGTTTATGTAGCTTTTCTTTATTTAAAGATGTTGGACATTTTGGAAGCTGGCTCAGAAAGCTAATGTAGATCAATTGGTGTTAAGAAGTACTCTTGCatcttttgtttgattttgtacCACCTATGTCCATTGTTTTCCTGATTGAGTTACCTTTTTACCGCCCCCCCTTAAGGGTTTCGAGCTTCGATCTTGTTACTTATGAAGTTAGTATTTTGAGGTGTGGTCatatttcttttcctcttttggCTTATTGTGTTTCACATTGCAAGAGTATGGAGTGTGGTGGCAACTCCCACTTTTGACAACATATTCCCTAGGTCCTGTCTTTGTCAAACTCTTGCCTTAAGAGAATAAGAATCTACAGTGCTTATGTACAATAATTGATTTTAGATACCACAAGAACTTGCTTcgcaaaaattaaatttactaGTTTTTGCACCGTGGAGTTTTGAACTTGAAAGAAAAATCTATGTTTCTGCGTGACATTGCTccatttattttattagttgtttttgtttcttcaatagAACAGAACTACTATCAACACTTCACCTTCCTCTCCTCTCCCCCCTGGCCCCCAGTATTACCTATTGCAccatcctcttcctcttctgtcCTACGTTACCCTGCCCCACCGaaagcaccaccaccaccagaccCTCATCCCCCTCTGCATGGGCTGATTGCAGTGTTTACTATAGGTGATAATAAttaagattatgttttttaatgGTGTTTTGTCCTTTACCCCAGCCCAAACCTCCCAaattaagggaaaaaaacaatTACGTTAGGGTTTTCTTTCTCTGCTCATTTAAAATCCTTTGAAATCCCTATTTGGAGAAATTGAATCCTTATTGTTATTTCAGGTGAAAATTGGGCTTCGAGTTCTTACTCGTCCTGTGGCTGATAAGCTACCCACAATTTATCGAACTCTTGGTGAGAATTACAATGAAAGAGTACTGCCTTCTATCATTCATGAAACTTTGAAAGCTGTGGTTGCGCAGTACAATGCCAGCCAGCTCATCACTCAAAGAGAGGTAGGCAGTGAGGCTCATTCATTTATGTTGTCTACCTACAATTATATATTGAAGTCCTTGAAAAGAGTCAGAAAAACAAATGATTGGGAGTCATTAGTACAAATGTAGAATTTCTAACATTGAGTTAGCATTGACTTTGCTGTGTTTATGCCCCATTCTGCCTATTCGCCTTTTGCTTCGGGGTTTGTTGTTTGAGAAGAGATTCCACAAAGAACTGAGCATCTGGTTCTCTTGCTTCCTGTAGAATGTTAGTAGGGAAATACGGAAGATATTGACAGAAAGGGCAGTCAATTTCAATCTTGCACTTGATGATGTGTCCATCACAACCCTGACTTTTGGAAAGGAATTTACGGCTGCAATTGAAGCGAAGCAGGTGGCGGCACAGGAGGCTGAGAGGGCTAAATTTATTGTTGAAAAGGCCGAGCAAGACAAGAAAAGTGCCATTATTAGAGCAGAGGTAAGAAAGCATGCTTAGTCCTCTTGGCAAACTCTGAATCTTATTTTTTGTCACAGATGTAGTACCCTTATTCTATATGTTTCTGATTGTTTAGCCATTTGAGAAAAACTTTTAGTTAAATCATGTGATATTGAGAGAGGTATTATTTGTTGGTTAGAACTGATTTGAAGATTCAGAAATAAGAATCTTAGTGTTGCTGGGATACAGGAACTGGTTTCTTCATAACTGATGATACCTTCCAGTGTTTTTTCCCTTCTATTATCATTGTCCTTTCGGTTAGAGTATATGGTATTATGTCATGGAGAGTAAAGTGGGGAGACCACAAGTGGAGGAGTTCTTTTCTTTGAATATATCTCTACATTTCCTCACAATAATCTTTATGAGAATATCTACTTCCCTTGTTTATCCATTTTAGAAGTTTCTTTTGTATAATTTACATGTGAAATTGATCTCCCCTTTTTTTGCCTATACATTAACTTTCTGTCCCCATGGTTTGACAGGGAGAAGCCAAGAGTGCTCAACTGATTGGTCAAGCTATTGCTAACAATCCTGCATTTATCACACTTAGGAGGATTGAAGCTGCAAGAGATATTGCCCACACTATGTCAAATGCGGCCAACAAAGTTTTCCTGGATGCGGATGATTTATTGCTGAACCTTCATAATGTGAATTTGGATGCCAACAGCAAGAAATAGGCAAATCAGGCTGAACATGCTACCGGTTCCCCCCAATGCCAGTTATGTTCCTTGCATTGTCCAATTGCGagaatatttcataaaaaaaactaaacagtGAATAGATCAAAAGTTGAAGGTTCTTTTTAATGGATGTTCCGAGGAAAGTTCAATTTAGTTTGCTTTCAGAAACTATTCTCAAGTGGAGACTAAATTTCATTCAGGACCTTAATTGGATTTGTGACTTATATTAACTCTCTCTCTTAGCTATCAATTGAACTTGTCCAGGATAAATATTTGCTTAGTTGTCTCTTGAGCTGAAAAATGCACCAAGCTTTATGTGCTTATGTGAGAAAAGAACAGCAGCTTTGTTTATATAGTCCCTATGAACATCACAATGCATTGCATGGTGGGCATAACGCATATATATGAACTTGACCTGGCTTTTGATGTATTGTACTTGCAGGTTAAAGCCCATGATCGAATTTTTACGGTGGTCTTCATGTTTGAAAGTAAGAGTGACTGAACTGATTTTGAGGCTTCTATATGTGATTGTGGTGACCTTGATTTGTGTGGAATCCCAGATCTTTGTTTAAACTTTTTAAAACACTTCAAAGCAtgataaaaatggaaaaatgaCTGGCTATGATTGGTGAATTATCCTGATGAACTAATGTATTAGTTATTTTATAATGAACTGGTTGGTTAACCAGACAAATCTAGCTAGATTTTCTTACTTTCAACCCTTGGATCAGATCTGTAGTGGCCAAAATTCGGCTAGGCCCGCTAACCCTCAAACATGGGCCCAAGTCCAATATTCTTtgcttatttattattttttttagtgaacACTTGGGTCACATAAAAAATGTTTAGCTATAGaaaagaggaaacaaaaatCTTTATGATTCCAAGGACTTGACCAAGTTTCACTTCATTGTATAAAATCCAGCCATAAAGAGAGTTGCATCAACGACCTCAGGCGAATATACCCATTTGCCGATTATTTTAACATTTGACACGGTATCTTATGAGCTTTTATCTTAAAAGTTTGGGGTTAATCCTTAGTCACGGCTTTCCCTTTCCGCTCTAGTGAAAAAAAGACCGGTTGATCCTGTCCGATCAATTGGTCGATCGGACTGGTTTGAATTATTTACTAGCTAGTTTTCAATCTCTCTAAATTTTTCACTCATTAATCTTCTTCTGTAGACTAATTATGGTGTCGACTAATTCAATTAATCTGCCTGCCAGTGACTTATGTTACATGTATATATCATAGTTCTATAATCATGAACTAACTGTTGATCTTCACTCCAATTGAAAATGAAGACAAATTGCATAGATATTCCACAAGATATAAGGCAACAAAGTCTTCATCCCTTATCCATACCCATGCCTCAACTTCCCATGTGATTAGTCAAAAGGCATGCAAGAATTTATTTCATTGCATGTCTCCCAGTCCACACGCatacaagaaagaaaatttattgCATGCcgtatgaaaaaagaaaagtatttttCTCTTCTTATAAATTGTGTGTGAGCAAAGAGCCAATAGAGGGGTGTAAGAGATAGTAATAGTGTGGTGCGTGTGAAAGAAATTAGAGAGAGCCTCAAAGCAGTGAGTTtttgagagagaaggagaaaagaagaaagcgcAAACCAAGTGATCCACTTATAGGTGAAGTTTGTAATCCCATTAATATAGAGGAAGTTTTTTAGTGCCTTATGAGTCCTGTGATTTAACCCTCTTTAAGGTTTTCCATGCCAAGAATTATTGGTGTTATCTCTGATTCTCATCCATTATGTTAATTTTCCTAATACTAACTTCTTTACCCCACCCGTCAATAATAAGAGAACCTTTGTCTACGTCTCGCTGCATCCAAATGCCGATGCAACGTGTTGCTTTTGAGGGACACCCTAAAATGCCATTGCTCATTTGTCGCTTGTGCATCGCTAATAAGGTATTCTTGTGTCAGCCCTCGCTCATTTTGATGGAGACATTCGCCTCTTTGAGAAGGGAGGATTTGGTTGAGTTTATTTTCTATTGAAACGTTCCTTAACCCTCCCTTTTAAACACTAAACAACCGATACAAAATCTTCATTAGCATTTATTCTTGTGATAAAGCAATTGCCAACTCCTGATTATTCTACAACTATTAAGCAATATATACCTGTGAACGTGAAGTGATACACTGTACGTTTGGGGTTGAGTGGCAGCTTTTCAATCGGAGAAAACCCACCAGAGATTTCATTCTCTCATTCATGCTAGCTAGCTAGTGATCATAAAGCAATCTCTAGTACTTTGATTATTATTCAAGTATTTTACACATACATGATCCATACAGTAGCTAGCCGTGAAGGTCTAATCTA is a genomic window of Tripterygium wilfordii isolate XIE 37 chromosome 16, ASM1340144v1, whole genome shotgun sequence containing:
- the LOC119980491 gene encoding prohibitin-1, mitochondrial-like; this translates as MNFKNVKVPNVPGGGAASALLKLGVIGGIGLYAAANSLYNVDGGHRAIVFNRIVGVKDKVYPEGTHLIIPWFERPVIYDVRARPHLVESTSGSRDLQMVKIGLRVLTRPVADKLPTIYRTLGENYNERVLPSIIHETLKAVVAQYNASQLITQRENVSREIRKILTERAVNFNLALDDVSITTLTFGKEFTAAIEAKQVAAQEAERAKFIVEKAEQDKKSAIIRAEGEAKSAQLIGQAIANNPAFITLRRIEAARDIAHTMSNAANKVFLDADDLLLNLHNVNLDANSKK